One stretch of Holophagaceae bacterium DNA includes these proteins:
- a CDS encoding peptidoglycan DD-metalloendopeptidase family protein, with the protein MRNLLLTFAVASISGALPAAPPSSVHHVRKGDTGASIARANGMSLAQLSALNPRVRLAKLAIGMSLNVARLPRTSMGTSKSVASRVHADIPALPATPVLGATGLSHLERMLPTSPNPEASNSGTAGSELNAPDRFTTELQPVLGIPAASEAAAPKSLEFTPVDRENLDLIWPVETRSISSAWGPRMRSKVIRVKNHHKKKRVRYRGSHKGVDLNAPSGTSVFAAMDGQVIAVGRQRQYGNFVTIDHGNGVITHYGHHRANLVEVGDVVRRGQKIAEVGRTGNATGPHLHFELRMDGSQRNPLPFMNDEEEISSEVLAMNAHIGESRR; encoded by the coding sequence ATGCGAAATTTGCTTCTGACGTTCGCGGTTGCGTCCATCTCGGGCGCGCTTCCAGCCGCCCCACCCTCCTCCGTCCACCACGTCCGCAAAGGCGACACCGGGGCCAGCATCGCCCGCGCCAACGGGATGAGCCTGGCCCAGCTCTCGGCCCTGAACCCCAGGGTCCGCCTGGCGAAGCTGGCGATCGGCATGAGCCTGAACGTGGCCCGTCTGCCTAGGACGTCCATGGGAACCAGCAAATCTGTTGCATCCCGTGTCCATGCCGACATTCCCGCTCTGCCCGCCACGCCTGTCCTCGGCGCCACGGGTCTGAGCCATCTGGAGCGGATGCTCCCCACCAGCCCCAATCCTGAAGCTTCCAACAGCGGGACAGCCGGGAGCGAACTGAACGCTCCGGATCGTTTCACCACGGAACTGCAGCCGGTGCTGGGAATTCCAGCCGCGTCCGAAGCGGCCGCGCCGAAGAGCCTTGAATTCACCCCCGTGGACCGGGAGAACCTGGACCTGATCTGGCCCGTGGAAACCCGCAGCATCAGCTCCGCTTGGGGGCCTCGGATGCGGTCGAAGGTCATCCGGGTCAAGAACCATCACAAGAAGAAAAGGGTCCGTTATCGGGGCAGCCACAAAGGCGTGGACTTGAACGCACCCAGCGGCACTTCCGTTTTCGCCGCCATGGACGGCCAGGTGATCGCCGTCGGGCGCCAGCGCCAATATGGGAATTTCGTCACCATCGACCACGGCAATGGAGTCATTACGCACTACGGCCACCACCGCGCCAACCTGGTGGAGGTGGGCGATGTGGTGCGCCGCGGGCAGAAGATCGCCGAGGTTGGCCGCACGGGCAATGCCACGGGCCCCCACCTGCATTTCGAACTCCGGATGGACGGCAGCCAGCGCAACCCACTTCCCTTCATGAACGACGAAGAAGAGATCTCTTCAGAAGTCCTGGCGATGAATGCGCACATCGGCGAATCCCGCCGCTAA
- a CDS encoding TolC family protein — MLPIPPAQVAEAPAQPPLSFDLKGALARAKDQNALLKAAAARVDERRGLIIATRADALPQFNATADFTRNRDVSILNSSFGDTLAQFNLDPNSLVSPRSYYTTQVSVSQPLFYFGKLNSAVAVAKVGEQEARAAYTTAELDTLHGVAKAYLAVLGAEAQLDVVAARLKTSERFLEDVKSKLDVQSATQLDLLRAQAELQGVIPDVLQAKADFARALEVLDGQLGLDPRTPLQLEKLQAPEIPTDLQGVSRSELTQLEQQEKAIGINDRILSSDLKPKLDLSANYGWQAGKTDNLFREPYETWRLSLTLKVPIFDGMRSSGKRAQNRAVLEQVRQQKVDLERQIRVQQQTARREIQKAIALLEAATKAHDAGNEALRVSRESFEQGLITSLDLLQAERAERQMESARVRAQLGVWSALFDERRSLGLPPL; from the coding sequence ATGCTGCCCATCCCTCCGGCTCAGGTGGCCGAAGCCCCCGCCCAGCCCCCGCTGAGCTTTGATCTGAAGGGCGCGCTCGCCCGCGCCAAGGACCAGAACGCGCTGCTGAAGGCCGCGGCGGCCAGGGTGGACGAACGCCGGGGCCTCATCATCGCCACCCGCGCCGACGCGCTGCCCCAGTTCAATGCCACCGCCGATTTCACCCGCAACCGCGATGTGTCGATCCTCAACAGCAGCTTCGGGGACACCCTGGCGCAGTTCAACCTCGACCCGAACAGCCTTGTCTCTCCGCGCAGCTACTACACCACCCAAGTCAGCGTCAGCCAGCCGCTCTTCTATTTCGGGAAACTGAACAGCGCCGTGGCGGTGGCCAAGGTCGGCGAGCAGGAAGCCCGGGCGGCTTACACGACGGCCGAGCTGGACACCCTCCATGGCGTGGCCAAGGCCTACCTGGCTGTGTTGGGGGCCGAGGCCCAGTTGGACGTGGTGGCGGCGCGCCTGAAGACGTCCGAACGGTTTCTGGAGGACGTGAAATCCAAGCTGGATGTGCAGAGCGCCACCCAGTTGGATTTGTTGCGGGCCCAGGCGGAACTGCAGGGGGTCATCCCGGATGTGCTGCAAGCCAAGGCTGATTTCGCCAGGGCGTTGGAAGTCCTGGATGGGCAACTGGGATTGGATCCCCGCACCCCGCTGCAACTGGAAAAGCTCCAGGCGCCAGAGATCCCCACGGACCTTCAAGGTGTGTCCCGCAGCGAGCTGACGCAGTTGGAGCAGCAGGAAAAGGCCATCGGCATCAATGACCGGATCCTGTCCTCGGACCTGAAACCCAAACTGGATTTGAGCGCCAACTACGGCTGGCAGGCCGGCAAGACCGACAATCTGTTCCGGGAACCCTATGAAACTTGGCGCCTGAGCCTGACCTTGAAAGTGCCGATCTTCGATGGAATGCGCAGCTCCGGCAAGCGGGCCCAGAACCGCGCGGTGCTGGAGCAGGTGCGGCAGCAGAAGGTCGACCTGGAACGCCAGATCCGGGTGCAGCAGCAGACCGCGCGGCGCGAGATCCAGAAGGCCATCGCGCTGCTCGAAGCCGCCACCAAAGCCCACGATGCCGGGAACGAAGCGCTTCGCGTCAGCCGCGAATCTTTCGAGCAGGGGCTCATCACGTCCCTGGATCTGTTGCAGGCCGAACGGGCCGAGCGGCAGATGGAAAGCGCGCGGGTCCGCGCGCAGCTCGGAGTCTGGTCGGCGCTGTTCGATGAACGGCGCAGCCTAGGCCTGCCGCCGCTCTGA
- a CDS encoding TetR family transcriptional regulator, translating to MTDLPHDIKIRLVEAATLLFAEKGFDGVGLREIALKAQANSAMVGYHFGGKEGLYLAVLRAGFERCPSQVSQLAPIPPPGHPSAKQMALKGIQDHIRVFVDQLLMSDCDPLMKASSALLMRELAVGGPFLEELNRDFMLPYFTHLRDCVRVLRPDWGETETLYAMAAIHGSAMIYKFIPAIIKLNAGGAFPPDPAGLARFLADHTLRALGVAQEGA from the coding sequence ATGACCGACCTGCCGCACGATATCAAGATCCGCCTCGTGGAGGCGGCCACCCTGCTTTTCGCGGAGAAGGGCTTCGACGGCGTCGGGCTTCGGGAGATCGCCTTGAAAGCCCAGGCCAACAGCGCCATGGTGGGCTACCACTTCGGGGGCAAAGAAGGGCTTTACCTCGCTGTGCTGCGGGCGGGCTTCGAGCGCTGCCCCAGCCAAGTCTCCCAGTTGGCCCCGATCCCGCCGCCGGGCCATCCCTCCGCGAAACAGATGGCCTTGAAAGGCATTCAGGACCACATCCGCGTATTCGTGGACCAGTTGCTGATGAGCGATTGCGATCCGCTCATGAAGGCCTCCAGCGCGCTGCTCATGCGCGAGCTGGCGGTCGGAGGCCCATTTCTGGAAGAGTTGAACCGGGATTTCATGCTCCCCTACTTCACCCATCTGCGGGACTGCGTCCGGGTCCTCCGGCCGGATTGGGGCGAAACAGAAACCCTTTACGCCATGGCGGCCATCCACGGTAGCGCCATGATCTACAAGTTCATCCCGGCGATCATCAAACTCAACGCGGGCGGCGCGTTTCCGCCGGACCCGGCGGGTCTGGCCCGCTTCCTCGCCGACCACACGCTGCGCGCCCTAGGGGTCGCGCAGGAAGGAGCCTGA
- a CDS encoding PKD domain-containing protein codes for MVPVAGLVLFLGCNNGGAGLNDGVSLRKGNVAPTATLVGFTPADSPLVRYKPYTFTATAADPDIGDSITQYEWDFGDGTSRVTTSTGAATHVFNTAGTSESGAVIVQVRAYDASHLAGSWASLSVTVNSADSPITPTFQSPSGAVALQADASGGVLLTYTISVSSTSGGSIGLSNVNFNPGDSLATVVSSQSLGGGLFSFGVNYRGASASGPRTSYATVQVSDSTGISSAVVTGPAVTITTLSTTNHQPVIVVTNPATPTSSGLTTKPVDLAFTITDIDADVVNYTVNWGDGTPLTSATTTGDSSVGANVDLTHVFPDSFTASSRDATILINATDGRTNNGTATQQSRTFTITYNSYPAAAITSPQASATLPSPAVLPSNPSIGLMNPPGPNDPDLVVIPSGGKVSFSGLGTPPGSGESVSYSWTFQGGVPASSAQSDPGEVIFTANPGTITPLLAQLTVEDAYGRVSSGGPGVNRKTYQKWIIVDGQNTQAFKLSFLYRLKADNNGTSSVAPVVTNANGLGQVVSIFQDGLTNTYAVQDQSNQAIVSVPVRSNLPFYIQIPAFAPESISYLLRIPNSPTGPFRDPSLGTTLLTNTSTFGFENAAPPFNPTLKVVTAQGFAPEGQNPQERRIAGTTQVFGGQTPANNRWLDRLSVPLDNGDTLGALNQWVQGSNFVYGFNYIRGNQSFAEWMIFLKTLGTDQLAELPVPDTTSTPGTLNDLGFNLDYAKYSGDTQNSESFAATRMQAFRVPGGVTDPYDITLAGSGSPSLTVDLDPEMVAANVAPFFATMLYAGPGITPLAGGLQDLAIPYDANDPDRLPNKTLSYSFSQTRSVFSYSEYLWSSVWARPLVLNHAAPKYSEPIWLYPYFRRSNPAAWPVTTIGISPDNSQFDLTVSPGGIFDASSPVSIGGTPGTTGVGRFYWTAYTPFYNGAQDGVIARTWQADPDGQPPTTFDGISTDATAALGFVPPQDVVVDKRGRNANGELNGNPSGGYRVTWFNATTDSDSNPVPPDFWVVELNTGATPQHFLLPAGFPADAQSVADSILTDARTFLPSGRSASQGPAADGSDKVGPGYCWFDIPVELRPTAGQATLTVYALKSILRNNPVAGARPLNRPDWLDGLKTVTATISVKPLNGGELAPYRIPLNYYWDIVVTNSARVVVAP; via the coding sequence TTGGTTCCTGTGGCGGGGCTGGTCCTGTTCCTCGGCTGCAATAACGGCGGGGCGGGGTTGAACGATGGGGTCAGTCTCCGCAAGGGGAATGTGGCCCCGACCGCGACCCTCGTCGGGTTCACTCCGGCCGACTCGCCCTTGGTGCGATATAAACCCTATACCTTCACCGCTACGGCCGCGGACCCCGACATTGGCGATTCCATCACCCAGTATGAGTGGGATTTCGGGGATGGAACGTCCAGGGTGACGACTTCGACCGGTGCCGCGACCCATGTCTTCAACACTGCCGGCACATCTGAATCAGGTGCAGTCATCGTGCAGGTGCGGGCCTACGACGCCTCCCATCTGGCCGGATCGTGGGCGTCATTGAGCGTCACGGTGAATTCGGCGGATTCGCCCATCACGCCGACTTTCCAGTCACCTTCAGGCGCCGTGGCCCTCCAGGCGGATGCCTCGGGCGGTGTGCTGCTCACCTACACGATCAGTGTCAGCAGCACCTCCGGCGGATCCATCGGGCTTTCCAATGTGAATTTCAATCCTGGTGACTCGCTGGCGACGGTGGTCAGTTCCCAATCGCTCGGCGGCGGGCTCTTCAGTTTTGGCGTGAATTACAGGGGGGCGAGTGCCTCCGGCCCACGGACCTCGTATGCGACCGTCCAGGTGAGCGACTCGACAGGCATCAGCAGCGCCGTGGTGACAGGGCCTGCGGTGACGATCACGACGCTCTCGACGACCAACCACCAGCCGGTGATCGTGGTGACCAATCCGGCCACCCCCACGTCATCTGGCCTCACCACCAAACCTGTGGACCTCGCCTTCACCATCACGGACATCGATGCGGATGTGGTGAACTATACGGTGAATTGGGGCGACGGAACCCCGCTCACCTCGGCGACCACCACCGGGGACAGCTCCGTCGGCGCGAACGTGGACTTGACGCATGTCTTCCCGGATTCGTTCACGGCCAGTTCGCGCGACGCCACGATCCTGATCAACGCCACCGACGGCAGGACGAACAATGGGACGGCCACGCAGCAGTCCCGCACCTTCACCATCACCTACAACAGCTACCCCGCCGCGGCGATCACGTCTCCCCAGGCCAGCGCCACGCTACCTTCCCCAGCCGTGCTTCCCAGCAATCCCTCCATCGGCCTGATGAATCCTCCGGGACCCAATGACCCGGATCTCGTGGTGATTCCTTCGGGCGGGAAAGTCTCCTTCTCTGGGCTGGGCACACCTCCGGGAAGCGGGGAATCGGTATCGTATTCATGGACTTTCCAGGGCGGCGTACCTGCGTCCTCCGCACAGTCGGATCCCGGCGAAGTGATCTTCACGGCGAATCCCGGCACCATCACTCCGCTGCTGGCCCAGTTGACCGTGGAGGATGCCTATGGCCGCGTCTCCTCCGGGGGACCAGGCGTGAATCGGAAGACCTACCAGAAGTGGATCATCGTCGATGGGCAAAACACCCAGGCCTTCAAACTCTCCTTCCTCTACCGATTGAAGGCGGACAACAACGGAACGAGTTCCGTCGCGCCGGTGGTGACCAATGCCAACGGATTGGGCCAGGTCGTGAGCATCTTCCAGGATGGCCTGACCAACACCTACGCGGTCCAGGACCAGTCTAACCAGGCCATCGTGAGCGTTCCCGTCAGGTCGAACCTGCCTTTCTACATCCAGATCCCGGCTTTCGCGCCTGAGAGCATCAGTTATTTATTGAGAATTCCCAATTCACCGACGGGTCCGTTCAGGGATCCCTCCCTCGGCACGACGCTGCTCACTAATACCTCCACCTTCGGGTTCGAGAATGCGGCCCCTCCCTTCAATCCGACGCTTAAAGTCGTGACCGCCCAGGGATTCGCTCCCGAGGGCCAGAATCCCCAGGAGAGAAGGATCGCCGGGACGACCCAGGTCTTTGGCGGTCAGACGCCCGCGAACAACCGCTGGCTGGACCGCCTCTCGGTGCCCCTGGACAATGGAGACACCCTTGGCGCCCTCAATCAATGGGTGCAAGGCAGCAATTTTGTTTACGGATTCAACTACATCCGCGGCAACCAATCCTTCGCGGAGTGGATGATTTTCTTGAAAACGCTTGGAACCGACCAGCTTGCCGAATTGCCGGTCCCCGATACCACAAGCACGCCAGGCACCTTGAACGATCTCGGATTCAATCTGGATTACGCCAAGTACTCCGGCGACACCCAGAATTCCGAATCCTTCGCGGCTACGCGCATGCAGGCGTTCCGGGTTCCGGGTGGAGTGACGGATCCCTACGACATCACCCTGGCGGGTTCCGGCTCGCCCTCCCTGACCGTGGACCTCGACCCTGAAATGGTGGCCGCCAATGTGGCCCCCTTCTTCGCCACCATGCTGTACGCGGGGCCGGGGATCACGCCTCTGGCCGGCGGCCTCCAGGATTTGGCCATCCCTTACGATGCCAATGATCCTGACCGCCTTCCCAATAAGACCCTGAGCTACTCTTTCAGCCAGACCCGATCCGTCTTCTCGTATTCCGAATACCTATGGTCTTCGGTCTGGGCGCGTCCATTGGTCCTCAATCACGCCGCTCCGAAATATTCCGAACCGATCTGGCTCTATCCCTACTTCCGCAGGAGCAACCCAGCCGCCTGGCCGGTGACCACGATCGGAATTTCTCCAGACAATAGCCAATTCGACTTGACCGTCTCTCCCGGTGGAATCTTTGACGCCTCGTCGCCCGTGTCCATCGGCGGGACGCCCGGGACCACAGGCGTGGGCCGTTTCTACTGGACAGCCTACACACCGTTCTACAACGGCGCCCAGGACGGCGTCATCGCCCGGACCTGGCAGGCAGATCCGGATGGGCAACCCCCGACGACCTTCGATGGCATTTCCACCGACGCGACCGCCGCTCTCGGATTTGTGCCCCCCCAGGATGTCGTGGTGGACAAGCGGGGCCGCAATGCGAACGGCGAGCTGAATGGAAACCCGTCAGGCGGCTATCGCGTCACCTGGTTCAATGCCACGACCGATTCCGATAGCAACCCCGTGCCTCCTGATTTCTGGGTGGTGGAATTGAATACAGGCGCCACCCCGCAGCATTTCCTCCTTCCGGCCGGTTTCCCGGCGGATGCGCAGTCGGTCGCGGATTCCATCCTGACGGATGCCAGAACCTTCCTGCCGTCTGGACGGAGTGCAAGCCAGGGTCCGGCGGCTGACGGCTCGGACAAGGTCGGACCCGGGTATTGCTGGTTCGACATCCCCGTCGAGCTCAGGCCCACCGCTGGCCAGGCCACCCTGACCGTATACGCGCTCAAGTCCATCCTCCGGAACAACCCGGTGGCGGGCGCAAGGCCGCTCAACCGTCCTGACTGGCTGGATGGGTTGAAGACCGTGACGGCCACCATTTCCGTCAAACCCTTGAATGGAGGGGAACTCGCTCCCTACCGCATTCCGCTCAACTACTACTGGGACATCGTTGTCACCAACAGCGCCCGCGTCGTCGTCGCCCCCTGA
- the moaC gene encoding cyclic pyranopterin monophosphate synthase MoaC (MoaC; along with MoaA is involved in conversion of a guanosine derivative into molybdopterin precursor Z; involved in molybdenum cofactor biosynthesis), translating to MSDPTALTHLDPEGRPRMVDVSGKVPTRRRAVAAGCLVLGKVEAKALEAGTLPKGDPWNLARIGAVNGVKQTADLIPLAHPLSVDGVLVEHAWNPDTSTAWLRVEVSVEARTGVEMEAIAGVCGGLLVLYDMLKAAGQDMALGPVRLLLKEGGRRGIVTASLPGCPWSS from the coding sequence ATGAGCGACCCCACCGCCTTGACGCATCTCGATCCCGAAGGCCGTCCCCGCATGGTGGATGTTTCAGGGAAAGTCCCCACGCGACGCAGGGCGGTGGCCGCGGGTTGCCTTGTGCTCGGGAAAGTCGAAGCGAAAGCGCTCGAGGCAGGCACCCTTCCCAAAGGGGATCCCTGGAACCTGGCCCGCATCGGGGCCGTGAATGGTGTCAAGCAAACCGCGGACCTGATCCCGCTGGCCCATCCCCTCTCCGTGGACGGCGTCCTTGTGGAGCACGCCTGGAACCCGGACACCTCCACCGCCTGGCTGAGGGTCGAAGTGTCCGTGGAGGCCCGGACCGGCGTGGAGATGGAGGCCATCGCCGGTGTCTGCGGGGGCCTCCTGGTTCTATACGACATGCTCAAGGCCGCCGGGCAGGACATGGCCCTGGGTCCGGTACGCCTCCTGCTAAAGGAAGGGGGGCGTCGTGGGATTGTCACCGCCTCTCTGCCGGGTTGTCCCTGGTCGAGTTGA
- a CDS encoding cation:dicarboxylase symporter family transporter, whose translation MQGKKPWYRSSTLWIFFGLFMGVVLGGFLPKDQHPVWWDLFHFLSKGFIALIKGLIVPLLFSTIVVGIAQSGDMKAVGRMGGKALLYFEIVTTVALFIGLAIANLVKPGANLPLNLTAHGPVTAAQAKSGWDIAMHMFPSNLIKHAAEGDILPVVVFATLFGIALTHVGDRGKPVLAFFDGVAQTMFKYTDMVMMLTPLGVFGSMAFNVSEMAAGHEVAGVVIKGWPAVFHLLKQYSLLVGSLYFALICLFVLVFVPVMLLCRIKVLGFLKAIREPALTAFSTASSEAALPKLLEETVRFGVPRRVASFVIPTGYSFNLDGSTLYLVLASLTIAQAAHIEMSLWQQVAMVFTFMLTSKGVAGVPRATLVIIAGTCASFGLPGEAGIAMLLAVDEIMDMARTTINVIGNGLASVVIAKWEGVFGTDTEPLPSEEEQTA comes from the coding sequence ATGCAGGGAAAAAAACCGTGGTACCGGTCCAGCACATTGTGGATCTTTTTCGGATTGTTCATGGGTGTGGTGCTGGGCGGTTTCCTGCCCAAGGACCAGCATCCCGTGTGGTGGGATCTTTTCCACTTCCTGAGCAAGGGCTTCATCGCCCTGATCAAGGGGCTCATCGTGCCGCTGCTCTTCAGCACCATCGTGGTGGGCATCGCACAGTCGGGCGACATGAAGGCCGTGGGACGAATGGGCGGCAAGGCCCTGCTCTACTTTGAAATCGTCACCACCGTCGCGCTCTTCATCGGCCTGGCCATCGCGAACCTGGTGAAACCCGGCGCGAACCTGCCCCTGAACCTCACCGCCCACGGCCCCGTGACCGCGGCCCAGGCCAAGAGCGGCTGGGACATCGCCATGCACATGTTCCCCTCCAATCTCATCAAGCACGCTGCGGAGGGCGACATCCTGCCGGTGGTGGTCTTCGCCACGCTCTTCGGCATCGCCTTAACCCATGTGGGTGACCGCGGCAAGCCCGTGCTGGCTTTCTTCGACGGGGTGGCCCAGACCATGTTCAAGTACACGGACATGGTGATGATGCTCACGCCCCTGGGCGTGTTCGGTTCCATGGCCTTCAACGTGAGCGAGATGGCGGCGGGCCATGAAGTCGCGGGGGTTGTGATCAAGGGCTGGCCGGCCGTCTTCCATCTGCTGAAGCAGTATTCGTTGTTGGTGGGCAGCCTCTACTTCGCCCTGATCTGCTTGTTCGTCTTGGTCTTCGTGCCGGTGATGCTGCTGTGCCGCATCAAGGTCCTCGGCTTCCTCAAGGCCATCCGGGAACCAGCCCTCACGGCCTTTTCCACCGCCAGCAGCGAAGCGGCGCTTCCAAAACTGCTCGAAGAGACCGTCCGTTTCGGCGTGCCCCGCCGCGTGGCCAGCTTCGTCATCCCCACGGGCTACAGCTTCAACCTGGACGGCTCGACGCTCTACCTGGTGCTGGCCAGCCTCACCATCGCCCAGGCGGCCCACATCGAGATGAGCCTATGGCAGCAGGTCGCCATGGTCTTCACCTTCATGCTCACCTCCAAAGGCGTGGCGGGCGTGCCCCGGGCGACCCTGGTCATCATCGCCGGGACCTGCGCCAGCTTCGGCCTTCCGGGCGAGGCGGGCATCGCCATGCTGCTGGCGGTGGATGAAATCATGGACATGGCCCGCACCACCATCAATGTCATCGGCAACGGACTGGCCAGCGTGGTCATCGCCAAATGGGAAGGGGTGTTCGGAACCGATACCGAACCCCTGCCCAGCGAAGAGGAACAGACCGCTTAG
- a CDS encoding fatty acid desaturase codes for MPTRPRWSVLNVSFLLGTLAVAAVLVPVKAAVQGIHWSEILLCAAMVFAIGTAISAGYHRLFSHRAFQATWPVRFLLLCFGAASFENSALKWASDHRLHHQFVDTEKDPYTIQKGFWYAHWIWVMEEKASSLPGVADLEKDPLVMWQHRNHFLIGAVVACIPLYIGLATGHFWAYLVMGLSLRIVLTHHTTFLINSAAHMFGSRPYTDANTARDNWVLAPLTYGEGYHNFHHMWQWDYRNGVRWYQWDTTKWLLNVLSWFGLVAKLRRVSAAAMRRARLQMEEKQLRERLHTASPAVATPLQERLAAARLRVDSALASLQERREAWEAKKADWKARGHAKAEQWRSAKAEWKAAMAQHRAELRAAWEEWRAARLEVRTALVYA; via the coding sequence ATGCCGACGCGCCCGCGCTGGAGTGTTCTTAATGTTTCGTTCCTGCTGGGCACGCTTGCGGTTGCGGCGGTGCTGGTGCCCGTGAAGGCCGCAGTCCAGGGAATCCATTGGAGCGAAATCCTGCTCTGCGCCGCCATGGTCTTCGCCATCGGCACAGCCATCAGCGCCGGGTACCACAGGTTGTTTTCCCATCGCGCCTTCCAAGCCACATGGCCCGTGCGGTTCCTGCTGCTCTGCTTCGGGGCCGCCAGCTTCGAGAATTCAGCCCTGAAATGGGCTTCGGACCACCGGTTGCACCACCAGTTCGTGGATACCGAGAAAGATCCCTACACCATCCAAAAAGGCTTCTGGTACGCCCATTGGATCTGGGTCATGGAAGAGAAGGCAAGCAGCCTGCCTGGCGTGGCGGACCTCGAAAAGGACCCGCTGGTGATGTGGCAGCATCGCAACCACTTCCTCATCGGCGCCGTGGTGGCCTGCATTCCCCTCTACATCGGCCTGGCGACCGGACATTTCTGGGCCTACCTGGTGATGGGCCTTTCCCTGCGCATCGTGCTGACGCACCACACGACCTTCCTCATCAATTCCGCAGCGCATATGTTCGGGAGCCGCCCCTACACCGACGCCAACACGGCCCGGGACAACTGGGTGCTGGCGCCGCTGACCTATGGCGAGGGCTACCACAACTTCCACCACATGTGGCAGTGGGACTACCGCAATGGCGTCCGGTGGTACCAGTGGGACACCACCAAGTGGTTGTTGAATGTGCTGTCCTGGTTTGGGCTCGTGGCCAAGCTGCGCCGCGTGAGCGCCGCGGCCATGCGCAGGGCCCGCCTGCAGATGGAAGAAAAGCAATTGCGGGAGCGGCTCCACACCGCCAGTCCGGCGGTCGCAACGCCTTTGCAAGAGCGCCTGGCCGCCGCCCGGTTGCGGGTGGATTCCGCCCTGGCCTCCCTCCAGGAAAGACGCGAAGCCTGGGAAGCCAAGAAAGCCGACTGGAAGGCCCGGGGCCATGCCAAGGCCGAACAATGGCGCAGCGCCAAGGCCGAATGGAAGGCCGCCATGGCCCAGCACCGCGCGGAGCTCCGCGCCGCCTGGGAAGAGTGGCGCGCCGCCCGTCTGGAAGTCAGAACCGCCCTGGTCTACGCCTAG
- a CDS encoding HAD family hydrolase — translation MKLFIFDFDGTLVDSKPIIEAGMAHALDVLGFPLELREEWLKYVGLPVEEGIRRTFPLNETLTLEKVVAAYRTFDHQGQEPGIQAFQGIPELIAELRSLGQPMAIATSKRNRGLKPTMARLGWSDWFNPIITPDEVQNGKPHPESLHQILELTGQKAEDCLMIGDTPFDVDMATAAGVPSLAVGYGMYSGEALAPHLPRYYASDVPALRDILLSL, via the coding sequence ATGAAACTTTTCATCTTTGATTTCGACGGGACGCTGGTGGATTCAAAACCCATCATCGAGGCTGGCATGGCCCATGCCTTGGACGTTCTTGGTTTTCCTTTGGAGCTTCGGGAAGAGTGGCTTAAGTATGTGGGCCTGCCGGTGGAGGAAGGCATCCGGCGGACCTTCCCATTGAACGAAACCCTGACGCTGGAGAAAGTGGTGGCAGCCTACCGGACCTTCGACCATCAAGGACAGGAGCCTGGGATCCAGGCCTTCCAGGGCATTCCTGAACTCATCGCCGAACTCCGCTCCCTGGGTCAGCCCATGGCCATCGCCACCTCCAAACGCAATCGCGGATTGAAACCCACCATGGCGCGCCTGGGCTGGTCGGACTGGTTCAACCCCATCATCACCCCCGATGAGGTCCAGAATGGAAAACCCCATCCGGAAAGCCTCCACCAGATCCTGGAACTAACCGGGCAGAAGGCCGAGGACTGCCTGATGATCGGCGACACTCCCTTCGATGTGGACATGGCCACCGCTGCCGGCGTTCCCAGCCTGGCCGTCGGCTACGGTATGTATTCCGGAGAAGCCTTGGCGCCCCATCTTCCCCGCTATTACGCCTCGGATGTCCCGGCACTACGGGATATCCTTTTGAGCTTATGA